From Eriocheir sinensis breed Jianghai 21 chromosome 37, ASM2467909v1, whole genome shotgun sequence, one genomic window encodes:
- the LOC127008230 gene encoding dnaJ homolog shv-like isoform X1: protein MAPRWTCVASLLLFLVISCEAGRDFYKILGVPKDAGVNQIKKAYRRLAKEYHPDKNKDDPLAEDKFKDLGAAYEVLVDEEKRQKYDRCGEECVAKEDGFGGMDPFASFFGDFGFGFGGGGGGGREREAARGGDVTMDMHVTLEELYVGNFVEMVRNKPVMRAAAGTRRCNCRQEMVTRQLGPGRFQMTQQQVCDECPNVKLVNEERTLEFEIEPGMVDGQEHRFVGEGEPHIDGDPGDLIIRIKTQPHSRFERRGDDLYTNVTLSLQEALLGFELDIPHLDNHMVHVVREKPTWPSARIRKKGEGMPNYDNNNLFGTLYITFDVEFPKAEFTPEEREALKKILKQESIGKVYNGLRGY from the exons ATGGCGCCGAGGTGGACGTGTGTCGCCTCCTTGCTGCTCTTCCTCGTCATATCGTGTGAAGCAGG GCGGGACTTCTACAAGATCCTGGGGGTGCCGAAGGATGCCGGGGTGAACcagatcaagaaagcctacagacGGCTGGCCAAGGAGTACCATCCAGACAAGAACAAGGACGACCCACTTGCCGAGGATAAGTTCAAAGACCTCGGGGCAGCCTACGAGGTGCTGGTGGATGAGGAGAAGCGGCAAAAATATGATAG GTGTGGCGAGGAGTGCGTGGCCAAGGAGGATGGCTTCGGTGGGATGGACCCCTTCGCCAGCTTCTTCGGGGACTTTGGCTTCGGCTTTgggggcggcggaggcggcggccggGAGAGAGAGGCAGCGAGGGGGGGAGACGTCACAATGGACATGCACGTCACCCTTGAGGAGCTCTATGTCGGGAACtttgtggag ATGGTGCGCAACAAGCCAGTGATGCGAGCCGCTGCGGGAACGAGGCGCTGCAACTGTCGGCAGGAGATGGTGACGCGACAGCTGGGTCCAGGGCGGTTCCAGATGACGCAGCAGCAGGTGTGCGACGAGTGCCCCAACGTGAA GCTGGTGAACGAGGAACGCACGCTGGAGTTTGAGATCGAGCCGGGCATGGTGGACGGGCAGGAGCACCGGTTTGTCGGGGAGGGCGAGCCACACATTGATGGTGATCCGGGAGACCTCATCATCCGCATCAAGACCCAGCCACACTCAAG GTTTGAGCGCCGCGGGGACGACCTCTACACCAACGTCACCTTGTCACTGCAGGAGGCCTTGCTGGGCTTTGAGCTGGACATTCCCCATCTGGACAACCACATG GTGCATGTGGTGAGGGAGAAGCCAACGTGGCCCAGCGCAAGGATCAGGAAGAAGGGCGAAGGCATGCCCAACTACGACAACAACAACCTCTTCGGCACGCTCTACATCACCTTCGACGTGGAGTTCCCCAAGGCAGAGTTCACgccagaggagagggaag
- the LOC127008230 gene encoding dnaJ homolog shv-like isoform X2: protein MAPRWTCVASLLLFLVISCEAGRDFYKILGVPKDAGVNQIKKAYRRLAKEYHPDKNKDDPLAEDKFKDLGAAYEVLVDEEKRQKYDRCGEECVAKEDGFGGMDPFASFFGDFGFGFGGGGGGGREREAARGGDVTMDMHVTLEELYVGNFVEMVRNKPVMRAAAGTRRCNCRQEMVTRQLGPGRFQMTQQQVCDECPNVKLVNEERTLEFEIEPGMVDGQEHRFVGEGEPHIDGDPGDLIIRIKTQPHSRFERRGDDLYTNVTLSLQEALLGFELDIPHLDNHMVHVVREKPIWSCTLFTIWSCTLFAPLPD, encoded by the exons ATGGCGCCGAGGTGGACGTGTGTCGCCTCCTTGCTGCTCTTCCTCGTCATATCGTGTGAAGCAGG GCGGGACTTCTACAAGATCCTGGGGGTGCCGAAGGATGCCGGGGTGAACcagatcaagaaagcctacagacGGCTGGCCAAGGAGTACCATCCAGACAAGAACAAGGACGACCCACTTGCCGAGGATAAGTTCAAAGACCTCGGGGCAGCCTACGAGGTGCTGGTGGATGAGGAGAAGCGGCAAAAATATGATAG GTGTGGCGAGGAGTGCGTGGCCAAGGAGGATGGCTTCGGTGGGATGGACCCCTTCGCCAGCTTCTTCGGGGACTTTGGCTTCGGCTTTgggggcggcggaggcggcggccggGAGAGAGAGGCAGCGAGGGGGGGAGACGTCACAATGGACATGCACGTCACCCTTGAGGAGCTCTATGTCGGGAACtttgtggag ATGGTGCGCAACAAGCCAGTGATGCGAGCCGCTGCGGGAACGAGGCGCTGCAACTGTCGGCAGGAGATGGTGACGCGACAGCTGGGTCCAGGGCGGTTCCAGATGACGCAGCAGCAGGTGTGCGACGAGTGCCCCAACGTGAA GCTGGTGAACGAGGAACGCACGCTGGAGTTTGAGATCGAGCCGGGCATGGTGGACGGGCAGGAGCACCGGTTTGTCGGGGAGGGCGAGCCACACATTGATGGTGATCCGGGAGACCTCATCATCCGCATCAAGACCCAGCCACACTCAAG GTTTGAGCGCCGCGGGGACGACCTCTACACCAACGTCACCTTGTCACTGCAGGAGGCCTTGCTGGGCTTTGAGCTGGACATTCCCCATCTGGACAACCACATG GTGCATGTGGTGAGGGAGAAACCCATTTGGTCTTGCACTCTTTTCACTATTTGGTCTTGCACTCTTTTCGCTCCCCTCCCTGACTAA